The Thermodesulfobacteriota bacterium DNA segment CCAGTCGGGACGATATCATCGTGGAAGCGCTGATTCAGGGCATTAACGCCATTGAAAAAGAACTCGACACGGTACTTGGGTCCGGCTCCATAACGCTGGAAGATCTGGCCATCGCGGTGGTGGATTATTTTTTTTACAATGAAACCGTTTTTCAGATGATGTGTTATTTTCTGACCAGCAGCGCCATTGACCCGGAGGCCAATAAAAAATTCAACATGGTATCCGAATATTTTCTCAATATGTTTAATATGAAGTTGAAGAGCAAGGGGATCGTTACCGACGCCCTGGCCTCCCAGGCGTTTTTCGCATCGGTTTCCGGGGTGGTCCTGACGTTTCTTCACTATCCGGGTTTGAATGATGATGAAAAAAGAACATACATGCATCGGCTGGCCCTGGCTATTATCAAGGGTGAAGGAGGGCTGACCCTTCTGGCCGGATAATATGGATGGGCGGGGACGCCGACGGCCGTTTGCCCATCCGTCGGCGGTTCGCTTTTTCTAAAGTAATTTTTACGAGGTGGCGCGATGAAAACCAAGAAAAATATGGCAGGTCCGTCCAACAAGGTTCTCGAAGTGGATTTGTCCTCCCGCAAGGTAGACATTTATACGGTGCCCCAGGAGTTGCGGAGGATGTATCTGGGCGCAAAAGGCCTGGGGTTGAAACTGATCTTCGACCGCATGCCGGCCGGGGTTGATCCCCTGGGCGATGAAAATATTCTGGCCTTTATGCCGGGCGTGCTTCTGGGCACCGGCGCCCCCTGCACGGGAAGGTTTGACGCTATTACCAAGTCCCCGCAGACGGGCATCATGACGTC contains these protein-coding regions:
- a CDS encoding TetR/AcrR family transcriptional regulator, whose amino-acid sequence is MPEQSSFKGLREGEREIRKSIILDATVNLFKEKGFHAVGMRDIAAVAGISAATIYRYFPSRDDIIVEALIQGINAIEKELDTVLGSGSITLEDLAIAVVDYFFYNETVFQMMCYFLTSSAIDPEANKKFNMVSEYFLNMFNMKLKSKGIVTDALASQAFFASVSGVVLTFLHYPGLNDDEKRTYMHRLALAIIKGEGGLTLLAG